Proteins encoded by one window of Filimonas effusa:
- a CDS encoding SusC/RagA family TonB-linked outer membrane protein, protein MSLLVPGKTCTQVTPQQLLMRLKLLCTMLFFMVASVRAGVLSQTVTLHEKNVPLEKILRSIEAQTGYGFNFNRSLLVNLPKLSVNVKDKSINEALSICLEGLPVSFVVNNNEILLRKKEEAVLRELALLPPKNIKGKIVDSLGNALAGIYVSVKGTKIVTSTDDDGSFELSAVAEDAVLIINGVAIEKQEISLSGRTRISITARIKVTQLNEVAIQVNTGYQRIRPEQSTGSVSIMSHKEYDSRINTTDFLAGLQSRIPGLMINNDIEFEGNSLFQIRGISTINGSKQPLIVIDGFPTELSLATINPNEIESVTVLRDAAAATIYGVRASNGVIVIERKKAKLGKPNIAYRTTFSITPKENYDRYRWDKDGSNTTIEYIKESNANIGATAWMLMTNLSAGSIFTYPPPYVVLAKKAAGLITAEEANSQLEALKLHNNTNEYGRLFLQNATTQTHNLDISGGNENATYFITAQFNQSDLSKVKNGNSRFGLNARTNLRMSKRLSLELTTNFQESREKAVPVIGISSLYPYERLQDDNGNALPVFSGSNMMPELNDMLMANGLLDNLHYPLNELNLVSNKTNTITNRFTVNFRYDIGNGLNANIGGVYETSRAEKRHLANENAVEVRQYVNYYTQTGTTGLVYNIPKGDFLQQTHSSTESYTARAQLNYNKQITSDHSLNLIAGTEIRRVVSKGGTSSYFGYSDQTLLQRAVNYSVIQTSFVSAYHKNNAPLSYSGLFAQQYTEDRFVSGYANAVYSFKNKYSLTGSARVDQSNLFGSDPKNRYKPSWSIGAGWNIDKEKFVNSLEWLNAIKMRAALGFNGNIAKNALPQVIASSVLNTFDNTFNSLQLYSPANSRLRWERTYNLNIGIDYKIFKNITGNIDYYMKKSMDILASNQVDPTRGVTSAIINQSSIRNTGLEIGLHADWINRPGFNWNTGFVLSYNRSKILKVYNVNVPPNSKSFTYALNNRTNYLEGYAVGSVFTYRYAGVDDKGATLIYDKEGKTKNFDVDDQGIDDVDYAGTTIPPYNLGLSNRVDIGNFYVFVMANYFGGFRVRLPLPLASAMRPYEGANNFWRKPGDENIPDVMPALKYSSYNSYLAASDRFVKNGTYITVSDITVAYSFRRTRFLKKMGLSDFEIRAQASNVYTVAMNKENYSVATGSYEKTYLTPTYTMAVHINF, encoded by the coding sequence ATGTCTTTACTTGTACCCGGCAAAACCTGCACACAGGTGACGCCCCAACAACTTCTTATGCGATTAAAGCTCTTGTGCACCATGCTGTTTTTCATGGTGGCATCGGTCCGGGCCGGTGTCCTCAGTCAAACAGTTACCCTTCATGAAAAAAATGTTCCCCTGGAAAAAATCCTTCGGTCTATTGAAGCGCAAACAGGTTATGGCTTCAATTTTAATCGTAGCCTGCTTGTTAATTTACCTAAGCTATCCGTTAATGTAAAAGACAAATCAATCAACGAGGCATTGAGCATATGCCTGGAAGGATTGCCGGTTAGCTTTGTTGTAAATAACAATGAAATACTCCTCAGGAAAAAAGAAGAAGCTGTTCTTAGAGAGCTGGCGTTATTGCCGCCCAAAAATATAAAAGGAAAAATTGTCGATAGCCTCGGAAACGCCCTCGCTGGAATATACGTTTCTGTAAAAGGTACTAAAATAGTAACCTCTACGGACGACGATGGATCGTTTGAACTGTCTGCTGTAGCGGAAGATGCCGTGCTTATAATTAATGGTGTCGCCATTGAAAAACAGGAGATAAGCCTCAGCGGCAGAACACGCATCAGTATTACAGCACGGATAAAAGTAACCCAGCTTAATGAAGTCGCGATACAGGTGAATACAGGCTACCAGCGGATCAGGCCGGAACAGAGTACAGGCAGCGTCAGCATCATGTCGCATAAAGAATATGATAGCCGTATCAATACCACCGATTTTCTCGCTGGCCTGCAAAGCAGGATACCCGGCCTGATGATCAATAATGATATTGAATTCGAAGGCAACAGCTTGTTCCAGATCAGGGGCATCTCTACTATTAATGGCAGTAAACAACCGCTTATTGTGATTGACGGCTTTCCTACCGAGTTGTCCCTGGCAACCATTAATCCCAACGAAATTGAATCTGTTACCGTTTTAAGAGATGCTGCTGCGGCCACTATTTATGGGGTGAGAGCTTCGAACGGCGTAATAGTGATAGAACGTAAAAAAGCAAAACTGGGAAAACCCAATATCGCCTACCGTACCACATTCAGCATAACGCCTAAGGAAAACTATGATCGTTACCGTTGGGATAAAGATGGCTCCAACACCACTATTGAATACATCAAGGAAAGCAACGCCAATATTGGCGCCACGGCCTGGATGTTAATGACCAATTTGTCTGCAGGCAGTATTTTTACTTATCCCCCGCCATACGTTGTTCTGGCAAAAAAAGCCGCGGGGCTTATCACTGCGGAAGAGGCCAATAGCCAGCTGGAAGCATTGAAGCTGCACAACAACACCAATGAATATGGTCGCCTGTTCCTGCAAAATGCCACTACCCAAACACATAACCTCGATATCTCAGGTGGTAATGAAAATGCTACTTATTTCATTACTGCCCAGTTCAATCAAAGTGATTTGTCGAAAGTAAAAAATGGCAATAGCCGGTTTGGTCTTAATGCACGCACCAACCTCAGGATGTCTAAACGCCTGTCGCTGGAACTCACCACAAATTTCCAGGAGTCGAGGGAGAAAGCGGTTCCCGTTATTGGCATTTCCAGCCTGTACCCTTATGAGCGCTTGCAGGATGATAATGGCAACGCACTCCCTGTGTTTTCAGGGTCTAACATGATGCCTGAACTTAATGATATGCTGATGGCGAATGGGTTGCTGGATAACCTGCATTATCCTTTGAATGAATTGAACCTGGTGAGCAATAAAACCAATACGATAACAAACCGCTTTACAGTTAATTTCAGGTACGATATAGGTAATGGCCTTAATGCCAATATTGGTGGAGTCTACGAAACTTCCCGGGCCGAAAAACGGCACCTTGCCAACGAAAATGCAGTGGAAGTAAGGCAATATGTCAATTACTATACACAAACGGGTACTACTGGCCTGGTATATAATATTCCGAAAGGCGATTTCCTACAACAAACTCATTCCAGTACAGAAAGTTATACAGCGCGTGCCCAGCTGAATTATAATAAGCAGATTACAAGCGATCATTCTCTGAATCTGATAGCGGGTACAGAAATCAGGCGTGTAGTAAGCAAAGGCGGAACTTCCAGCTATTTTGGCTATAGCGATCAAACGCTTTTGCAAAGAGCCGTTAACTATAGTGTGATACAAACCAGCTTTGTATCGGCGTATCATAAAAATAATGCACCCCTATCCTATAGTGGACTGTTCGCGCAGCAATACACCGAAGATCGCTTTGTATCTGGCTATGCCAATGCCGTTTACTCCTTTAAAAATAAATACTCCTTAACGGGTAGCGCACGTGTCGATCAATCCAACTTATTTGGTTCCGATCCTAAAAATCGTTACAAACCCTCTTGGTCTATTGGCGCCGGATGGAATATCGATAAGGAGAAATTTGTCAACTCTCTGGAATGGCTGAATGCTATTAAAATGAGGGCAGCGCTTGGGTTTAACGGAAATATTGCTAAGAATGCTTTGCCACAGGTAATAGCGTCTTCGGTGCTCAATACCTTTGACAATACTTTTAACTCACTGCAATTGTACTCCCCTGCCAATAGCAGGCTGCGCTGGGAGCGGACTTATAACCTGAATATCGGTATCGACTATAAGATCTTTAAGAATATCACGGGTAATATTGATTACTACATGAAGAAAAGTATGGATATCCTGGCTTCGAACCAGGTTGATCCTACCAGGGGTGTTACCTCTGCTATCATCAACCAAAGCTCCATAAGGAATACCGGACTTGAAATAGGTTTGCATGCAGACTGGATCAACCGTCCTGGATTTAATTGGAATACAGGATTTGTATTGTCGTATAACAGGAGCAAGATTCTGAAAGTATACAATGTAAACGTGCCTCCTAATAGTAAATCTTTTACCTATGCGCTTAATAACAGGACCAACTATCTCGAAGGTTATGCCGTGGGAAGTGTTTTCACGTACCGCTATGCGGGGGTAGATGATAAGGGGGCTACCCTGATCTATGATAAAGAAGGCAAGACTAAAAACTTCGACGTAGACGATCAGGGGATTGATGATGTAGACTATGCAGGTACTACTATTCCACCTTATAATCTTGGTCTTAGTAACAGGGTGGATATCGGCAATTTCTACGTGTTTGTTATGGCCAACTATTTCGGAGGTTTTCGTGTACGCCTGCCGTTACCATTGGCATCGGCTATGCGTCCTTATGAAGGAGCGAATAATTTCTGGAGGAAACCTGGCGACGAAAATATTCCCGATGTAATGCCAGCGTTGAAATATTCTAGTTATAACAGCTATTTAGCAGCTTCAGACAGGTTTGTTAAAAATGGCACTTATATCACTGTTAGTGATATCACGGTGGCCTATAGCTTCCGAAGAACAAGGTTCCTGAAAAAAATGGGTTTGTCTGATTTTGAGATCCGTGCGCAGGCTTCCAATGTATATACCGTGGCGATGAATAAGGAGAACTATAGCGTAGCCACAGGTAGCTACGAAAAAACTTACCTCACTCCAACCTATACAATGGCTGTTCATATTAATTTCTGA
- a CDS encoding FecR family protein, with translation MDESILHIIRLYRQGEVLSAEQQQVLDAWKNAAIDNREVLSLLNDELWLRDAVLEREHYKLNMESGWARLQQLMGDDNRSKSKKVTVVRLSSFWWAAAAVIVLSIGAWWWYKAPDGAVAGTKLQHDIAPGHEGAVLTLSDGRRLVLDSMGNGRIALEDETSLVLYNNELSYTVSANAQAGAVPVNILSTPRGRQFRLVLPDGSKVWLNAASELRYPAIFSGSERQVSLKGEAYFEVAANKSQPFKVDAEGCIVKVLGTGFNISAYKEDGIVKTTLVQGAVVVGREGALKQLQPGQQAIMAEAGSININPADIEEAIAWKDDRFLFRSISVPDFLKIIARWYDIEVVYERELQQQMIWVNYSRSQSLLRTLEILKNNGIKFQLKDKRLMIQP, from the coding sequence GTGGACGAATCTATTTTACATATCATCCGTTTATATCGCCAGGGAGAGGTGCTTTCCGCTGAACAGCAACAGGTGCTTGATGCCTGGAAGAATGCTGCCATAGATAACCGCGAAGTCTTATCCCTGCTCAACGATGAACTGTGGCTCAGGGATGCAGTCCTGGAAAGGGAGCACTATAAGCTGAATATGGAGTCTGGCTGGGCCAGGTTGCAACAGCTGATGGGGGATGATAATAGAAGCAAATCGAAGAAAGTAACGGTAGTAAGACTGAGTAGTTTCTGGTGGGCTGCTGCCGCAGTTATAGTACTGTCCATAGGTGCCTGGTGGTGGTATAAAGCTCCGGATGGTGCCGTCGCTGGAACTAAGTTGCAGCATGATATTGCGCCGGGGCATGAGGGGGCTGTCTTAACCTTATCCGATGGCCGTCGGCTGGTGCTGGATAGCATGGGTAATGGCCGCATTGCCCTGGAAGATGAAACCAGCCTGGTCTTATATAATAATGAACTCTCCTACACCGTATCGGCAAACGCACAGGCCGGTGCGGTTCCTGTAAATATACTGTCTACGCCACGCGGCCGGCAATTCAGGCTCGTCTTGCCGGATGGCTCCAAAGTATGGTTGAACGCTGCGTCTGAACTGCGTTATCCGGCAATATTCAGCGGATCGGAACGCCAGGTGTCCTTGAAAGGAGAAGCCTATTTTGAAGTCGCTGCTAATAAAAGCCAGCCTTTTAAAGTCGATGCCGAAGGTTGTATTGTGAAAGTGCTAGGAACAGGATTCAATATATCTGCCTATAAAGAAGACGGAATTGTAAAAACAACGCTGGTTCAGGGCGCTGTAGTTGTTGGGCGCGAGGGGGCGCTAAAACAACTTCAGCCGGGCCAGCAGGCCATAATGGCTGAAGCAGGCAGCATAAATATTAACCCGGCGGATATTGAAGAAGCCATTGCGTGGAAAGACGATCGCTTTCTATTCCGGTCCATCTCTGTTCCGGATTTCCTGAAAATTATTGCGAGGTGGTATGATATAGAAGTGGTGTATGAAAGAGAATTGCAGCAGCAAATGATATGGGTAAACTACTCGCGCTCGCAAAGCTTGCTGCGGACATTGGAAATACTAAAAAATAACGGCATTAAATTTCAACTAAAAGATAAACGTCTTATGATTCAACCCTAA
- a CDS encoding RNA polymerase sigma factor — MTAGVPHINESLISRIAEGDEIALRDLYQQYYQAMVFFAMKLIDNQAQAEDYVIVAFARYWERRSQFNSFHAVRSFLYKTVRNACLTWLEQQSVHARHHDAISKTTAEREVWADSRMMLSEMVQEIHCEIENLDEKYREVITLLFLQERSIQETADILQLTTDNVRKRKERAISMLRSRVVRGNLERLLLFYIIFEKMR, encoded by the coding sequence TTGACTGCCGGTGTTCCCCATATCAATGAATCCCTGATCAGCCGTATCGCAGAAGGCGACGAAATTGCCCTGCGCGATCTTTACCAGCAATATTACCAGGCGATGGTATTTTTTGCCATGAAACTTATTGACAACCAGGCCCAGGCCGAAGATTATGTAATAGTCGCCTTTGCTAGGTATTGGGAGCGGCGTTCTCAGTTCAATTCATTTCATGCCGTTCGCTCCTTTCTTTATAAAACAGTCAGGAACGCCTGCCTTACCTGGCTGGAACAGCAATCTGTACATGCACGACACCATGATGCTATCAGCAAAACAACAGCAGAACGTGAGGTTTGGGCCGATAGTCGGATGATGCTCTCCGAAATGGTCCAGGAAATTCATTGCGAAATTGAAAACCTGGACGAGAAATACAGGGAGGTGATTACGCTTCTTTTCCTTCAGGAACGCAGTATCCAGGAGACCGCCGATATTCTGCAGCTGACTACTGACAATGTGAGGAAGCGGAAAGAGCGTGCCATTAGTATGCTCCGCAGCCGTGTTGTCAGAGGTAACCTGGAAAGGTTGCTGCTTTTTTATATCATCTTTGAGAAGATGCGATAG
- a CDS encoding RNA polymerase sigma factor: MSSSLSDMELLSRMAEGDANAFQKLFYQHWEKIFSIAVMYTKSEVLAEELVQDIFLKIWLHREKIQDQSNFQGYLFITARNHIYNKLRIKSQETEYRQELHAHFADSRAADDLLILKQSQELIHQAVESLPPQQRKIFILSRYEGLTLEEIGAQMGISPLTARAHMRKALASLRSFLQQHSGDLSLAPVLYILLSK, from the coding sequence TTGAGTAGTTCACTATCGGATATGGAGTTGTTGAGCAGGATGGCGGAAGGAGACGCCAATGCCTTCCAGAAACTTTTCTACCAGCATTGGGAGAAGATTTTTTCCATAGCGGTTATGTACACCAAATCGGAAGTGCTGGCAGAGGAACTGGTACAGGATATTTTTTTAAAAATATGGCTTCACCGCGAGAAAATACAGGACCAAAGTAATTTCCAGGGTTACCTGTTCATCACTGCACGGAATCATATATATAACAAACTAAGGATCAAATCGCAGGAAACAGAATACCGGCAGGAGCTGCACGCGCATTTTGCCGATTCCCGGGCTGCCGACGACCTGCTGATATTAAAGCAATCGCAGGAGCTTATTCACCAGGCAGTGGAAAGCCTTCCACCGCAGCAACGCAAAATATTTATCCTCAGCCGCTATGAAGGCCTTACCCTGGAAGAGATAGGTGCTCAAATGGGCATTTCACCGCTTACCGCCAGGGCACATATGCGCAAAGCGCTGGCTTCACTACGAAGCTTTCTTCAGCAACACTCCGGCGATCTTTCACTTGCCCCCGTACTTTATATTCTGCTCTCAAAATAA